ACAATTCTATGTAAATTATGTATCTATGCCTTGTCCCCATACCTAACAGAGCCATTCATTTCAAGACCGAAGTCCTTTTTACTTGGATGGTTGCAGGGAGTATCAGCTGGTGTATTCTTACTTGAAACTGGCGAACACTCGCTCTGAACTAAAACTGAAATAATATCTTAGGTTGACATGATCTTAATCGATTTTgatattccaaaaaaaaaatataacggcATATATTGGGAGTCGACTGGGTGTGGTGCCggtataatgtttattttaaaagcgCTAAAAGATTCATTCTTGGCAATAACATAAATATATGTCAGTGAATTAGCAATGCCTGTAtcaattatatcattttaacaaaattaatcaaataactGTTACGTAAGTAAGTAGTATATTAAAGACTTTCCAAAATCAATAGATTTTTAatgcacatttatttcaatttgccAATAGGTTCGGACTGATAACttgcatatatattttgtttgctgCAGATTACATTCTATAAGATATTTTATGACCTTATTACAAAACACAATATCTCATAGaaccgaaaaaaaaattacatgaaataataaatatcaaatattcacATTACCCCAAATGCAGATCAATTTATAAGGGGTAAACATTTTGAGACGACCACTCCAGTCTTGAGAGTTTCACATTtcgatttttattaaaacaatccTATAAATATAATGTGGTTTCATCagtattcgttgaataccaattttcgtggatttcgttattaagttgatccacgaaattaagtgTTGAttaaagtgcaatttctattaacatttcgtattgatagggtcattggccacgaatttacgtatccttgaaactgtgattttcacttaatccacgaaaattgatacccttgaatattaatgaaaccacagtaggcGATGTACCATGATATCAACAATaactgtatatacatatacattacacggaaacattacaaaattgttttaaaattgttttgtacgTGTCATAAAATAGGTTAATAACttgatttattatataatagGAAGTTGGTTTTCATAGTTAAGGGCTGATTTCCgtttaaatgaagtaaaacaaaatggaaaaatataaatatctactTCCTGGTGACCAAGATTTTTTAGGATGTATAATTTGTTCTTTATCAAagttaatatgatttttttgtaattgttttaaaagtaacATACAAAGGGATGCTTTAGGCAGACTATATGAAGATAAActtgcaaacttttttaaatatttggaaaGAGGggttagaaaaaaaagatattatttttgaCAGATTCAAAAAATTGCCACTGATGGCATACTGTTAGCATACTATCCGCATATTAATGAATGACTAAATGTCGCATAGATAAGCAGATGCACCTATTGAAGCTACACACTGACTTCGAACAGTTCGAGGAGATTGTGAAGGTTTGGTTgggtttgtttgaaaatgtaacAACAGGCAAGGTCCTTATAAGAAAACAATGTGTGAGCATTTAGCTTGTTATACATATAATGGGGTTGTGATTGCAATCTTTCGATTCAACACCAATTCGACGTGGCTGTTACAACCGAATAAAACTCTAACGAGAGACTGGTATATCTTTCCAAATCTGTATTGTTTCCTTTTTCAATGAGaatattttatgacaattttgtCTGAAAATGAAAGGTTAATTCACGTGAGAATGTGTGAAAGCGGTGTAAAACGAAAGCTACGCCCTTTTGATTGCATCTCTAAACAGCATATGTCTATGTGATTTGagtatttgttgttttatttgcaACTCTTGGGAGTTTTTTCTTTGCTTCAATAGTGTATGTATCTTTAAGCATCAATGTCACTGTAACTTAGTTTTGGTATCTAATAGTTATTCATTGACAAATTTATAACTTTAATAGTATTACTCCTAGAATTATCAAACTTTGTTATTTGCTGTAtccaacaattttaaaatgtctatATCAAAACCTAGGTCTCAGTATTAGTCTATGAAGCTTTTcaattgtcaatttttgacGATTCGTTGGGGTCTAgtgtaataaattttttaattagtcAGTTAATGCGTCTTATAACTTATGATTGGATGTTTCAATCATAAGTTTCCATGGTCTTCATAATACGTTTTCTCTTCTTATCATTGTCAAATCTTGGAATATATGAGAATTTTTCagagttaaaaatattttaaaagagtttcaTAAGCATTTAGAAAGCAATGAAATAACTGCTTGAAATATGTGAAAATGTATTCAGAGTTTAAAATAAGTTAAACTTCGATATCTCCATtgctgatatctcgaatacaacggatatgtcgaagtgatttgtaagtcccaactaCGTATTCTTTTAAGTGTTCTActctcgatatctcgaatattCGGGTATCTCAAAGTTTTCAAACAGTCCCATTtagttcgagataacaaagttgaactatatttttaaaaagttacataTTTAAGCATATAGAAAGGTATTAAAAAAACTGCTGTTTAGGTGAGCGATGTAGCCCATGGGTCACTcgtttaaattttttctttcttttatgcTTCTTTctgctgaaaaaatatttttaacacattttaacaataaatactTTGAACACGTTGACTTCATGAACTGAAAATATGTGATGGGGAGAGAGGGATTTAACACtaagattgttttgttttgccaAGGCccggaagaaaaaaataacacagtCAAATATTTCGTTTTTATTCTGtaacaataatatatatgtttgaaaCCAAAACGAGACATATTTGCCTAGACTTCGGGTTATTTAGTATTTTAGAATCCAAATGCTTTCTAAGAACTTAGTCAAAGACGTCATCTTATGTTATTTATTAGGAAGAGTTCACTTTACTTGAAAGTTCTCTGTATAATTCAGGAGAATCGGGATACacgtattttaaaatatatatggccCTATATATTcattagtttaaaataaagattattTGTCGTTGCatcaaaaatcatattttttaaacattgattacacAATCATTGTACTGGTTATGACCTTTCATTTTTTGCAAGTTCATCTTGCAAAGGGAGATTTATTATGACAGAGATTTCGAGAAATTATTAATCAAAGCTTTTCAATATAAAAGTACAATCAACAAAATATacctatttatataattattagttTTTTTATACGCCTAGTAATAAAGCGTAAAGGGGCCTTGACTTGTTGTGTTGTAAGCTTTACATCGATATACCCTTTATcgtcaacatattttttttcttatctacacaaacataaaatattttgcatgcaCAGAtgtacgggggggggggggggggggcgagggAGGGAATTAAAATTGCTTACATTTATATGAATAGTAAAATTACTATATATACGCCACGAAACCCACCGATCCTTATCAATCATAAATTTGCCtgtgacaccccccccccccgggtaaaaaaatatagatcCGCACAATATTTAGTATTGTATTGAGGTGAGTTAACGTGATTTGAATCACCTTGTTGCAGTTGAAATTAAAATAGCAGGAGCCATAGTAAGAGACAAAATTACTGTTACTAAAGAAAAATTTATTGACGATGATGGTCATGGCGTCTACAGGTATATACTAATATTTGAAGGTAATTGCCACAAGGTGTACCTTGGAAACAGACGTAAAATTCTTGGTGCCATATCTTTGATCATAGGTCTACTGAAATAAAACTGTCCATATAAACGTTCTGAAATAAGCATTGATTGTGAGCCAAAATCTGCAATCAGCAAACAGCTTGAAGAGCGCTTGATGTCCTTGGAATACCAGCCATGACCATTTGTCAGAAAGCCTGGGTTCCTTAAATGAAACCAGCCGGAGCAAAGAAAAACAGTACGATATGGCTTATAAACATCATTTAAACACGAGCGTCTCCAATTTGCTTGAATAACAAAATTGATGTATATGTTCAAAAATGGTTTGAAGGGAGGCGAATTGTTTCTGGAAAACTGGGATAACGTCATATGGTGTCATTAATAACCAGACATGATGAAAATGCATCTTAGGATCGAATAATAAATGGAAACCACCCGAGAACCTGAGGTGTCAAATATATAGCGCGTTGATGGAAAAGAGTGGAAATCCACTACCATAAATGTATTAAGGCATTTATTGTAACTGATCAGGTTTTTTAGCtaaccgagacgaagtcaagaggagcttatgctataccctcggcgtcggcggtggcgtcgacgtccggacctggttaatgtttttgttgcaggtcctgtatctaagctaatacttgtcctatcttcaccaaacttgcatggatgatgcatctggacctacttatggacttgaaagacttggatgctgaatctgggtcctaaatttcagatgctggaggaagttatggttgttggaccaggttaaagtttttgttgcaggtgccctttgatagcaatatcttagttactgctggtccttacttcaccaaacttgcatgggtggtgtgtcttatgatactgatgcaccaaaCAGGCTTGAGTGGTGAATCTGAGCtaaaggtttcggatgctggaggaggttaaggtttttggagcaggttaaagtttatgttgcaggtgccctttgatagcaatatctaagttactactggtccttacttcaccaaacttgtatggatgatgcgtcttatgatactgatgaacctgacaagcttgaatgctgaatctgagcaataggtttcggatgctggaagaagttaaggtttttagagctggttaaagtttttgttgcaggtgccctctgatgattatatcttagttactactggtcctaacttcaccaaacttgtatggatggtgggtcctatgatactgatgcacctgacaagcttgaatgctgaatctgagccataggtttcggatgctggaagaggttaaggtttttagagctggttaaagtttttgttgcaggtgccctctgatgattatatcttagttattacttgccattacttcaccagacttccatggatggtgcgtcttatgatactgatgcacctgacaggcttgaaatctgaatctgagccataggtttcagatgctggaggaggtttaggttttaagagctggttaaataaagtttttgaaacaggtgccttctgatgatgatatcttagttactacttgtccttacttcaccagacttccatggatggtgcgtcttatgatactgatgcacctgacaggcttgaatgctgaatctgagccataggtttcggatgctggataaagttaagttttttggaacaggtcacatgtttaatagatgatagtactatttcaaacttgcatagttgatttaactgtaatatgaatgaatcgcagaggtagcttcagatgcagagcttgatctcaattatcaaggatgctaaaaaataaatcttagttattacaggtcctaacttcaccaaacttgaatggatgttGTGTCTTatgttaaacatttaaacaCGAGCGTCTCCAATTTGCTtgaataacaaaattaatttgtatgTTAAAAACCGTGTTTGGAGGGAGGGTGAATTGTTTCTGGAAACTGGGATAACGTCATATGGTGTCATTGATAACCAGACATGATGAAGATGCATCTTAAGAATAATAAATGGAAACCGCTCGAGAACCTGAGTTGTCAAATATATAGCGCGTTGATGGAAAAGAGTGGAAATCCACctcaataaatgtatttaagcATTTATTGTAATTGATCAGTTTTTCTTCTAATTGCGAGTGCAGCGCAACGCCGGTGAgcaaagcgagctctaagaTCTAAGATCGGGAAAAAGAACTAGCTAAACTTATAGATTcatccataaaaaaaattggtagcTTCTACTCCTAAAGTGCTATCCAAAATATGACTTAAAAACAATAAGTATGCTTAAAAACGGGTACGAGTACAAACCGCAGAGCAATTACTAAGATTGTTTACCAAATTCAATCAAAAGCAATTTGCAAATATTGTTACTGGTGACGAAACATCAGTTCACTATTTCGAACTAATAAGAATATTTGAAACAGAATATGGCTAATTAAAAACGATATAACGCATGTAGTTGCCGAAATAACCATAAGCACAATGACGTTTTGCTTCTGCACATTCTTCTCACGGAATGGTATAGAAGCACAAATACCGGTGACGAGAGGCAAAAATAGTACATGTCGATATTACCGAGATGTTTTTCTAAAGAAGCTCAAAATATCTCTTCATAAATAACGCCTTGTGTCGGCATGTTCGTCTACTTCATGAAAAACATCTGAGCTTCGAAGTCGGAGGTTGCCGTCTTGCTACACTCAGATTAATGAGGAACAGTCAAAATATcgtgatatatgtatatatgttataaatacttataattgaattttgaaattcactCAAATATAATTTCTATTATGAAGAACTCAATATGtatgttttaatgtaatatgCTTTTCTGTTGATAGTTTTTACCTGCGTTTTTATTCATGTATCTCATAAAGATTAATTCCAATGTTTCATATAATGAGATTAAGTTTtgttaattaatatcattaaatattgttttacttCATATAGTCAGTAAAAAAACGTATACCATCCTTGATTTGCTTAATGAACATTGTGTTAGAAATTTCTTGGAATCAAAACTGACATCTACCTAGATGTTTGACATTtatgaagttctaaaaattcctTTCAAAGAAATTAGACACGTAGAGGAAACATTTTTGGCAAACAATACTTTTcctttttatatgaataaaaaattaagaagtCTTTATATTACCTAACTGCCTTACCCATTTGTCAAATCAATATCAAAAACTGACATTTATATTTGAGTAATTAATAACTCcttcaaaattttattcatcattctaaacctaaaaaaaaattgaaagataaATTTTACTGACTTATGTTCCTCacctttatttttcagattgtTTTTCTTGGTTTCGCATTTAAGAGTAGTACATTCCATTGGATGTCTATATCTTTCATCTTTCATAATTGTCATATTTCCATGACggttgtcagaaatattttcacTTAAAATGAGCTCCAATTTACACGTGGCTTCTTGAGGTCCTGATGAAGGATTTGGAGTAAGTAAATGGGAATTGACACTTCGACGTGTACGACTGTTTGGGCACGTACAGGTGGACACAAAGCAAATCATTGTCTCGTTTACGTGTAAACAAAGAATCATtgagttttcttttttcttgtcCAGCATAGTGTAAACTCTACAGTCTTGACTCCTGATGCAGTCGTTTATGCTTAATGTGATGTTTTCGTCACCTTAAATTGGATCTCAGTATTTAACTTATATagatttcattgtaattttaatattgtGTAAATTACATTCAGTTGTCCTTCATAATAAtatattgaattaataaaatacttGTAAGCGTACTTACCTGAGTTGCTGATCGAAAGAAACCCAGCTATGATTTTTGGTAAAGTCTTTAAAGACTCTCTTTGATAAATTAGAAATGTCATTACACATTTCATTCTTGAAAGCTATATTTGCTGTCACGACAACGTTATATCGATAATTTTATTTCTACTTGTatataaatgcaaaaatggAAATAATACAATTCTATCTAATTCTTTGTGCATCTTTGCCTTGATCCCATACCTAACAGAGCCATTCATTACAAGACCGAAATCCGTTTCACTTTGATGGTTGCAGGTAGTATCAGCTTACATGAAACTGCCGAGCACTCGCTCTGGACTAAAactgaaataatattttaggtTGACATGCTCTTAATcgattttgatattaaaaaaaaaaatacggcaataaaaaattggttaaaacTATATGGACTAGTATATGGGAGGTCGAGTGGATAAGGTTGCGGTGTCAGTTTTAAAAGCGCTCAAAAATGCATTCTTGGCAATGACATAAATATATGCCATGCAGTGAATTAACAACAAGTATTCAGACTGCATCACcaataatttcaaaatgatCGTGCAGAGATTTCTCTAAGCTGAAGCTTTTCAAGAgtatctgttttaaaaatatcaactcTACCGGATCCAGTCTATTTTTGTACCACATCAATACTCTAAAGGCAAGAATAACCAGTAATGCCTGTATCAATTATGTCATTTTAACAGaattgattgaataattatatatattactaAATCAGGTAGTGTATTAAAGACTTTCCAAAGTCATTAGATGTTTAATTTATGCGcatttattagggcttttcgactttcggtcgaaaagacctattgttttcgttctgttttattagggcttttcgactttcggtcgaaaagacctattgttattcttctgtttattagggcttttcgactttcggtcgaaaagacctattgttattctgatgttttattagggcttttcgactttcggtcgaaaagacctattgttattctgatgttttattagggcttttcgactttcggtcgaaaagacctattgttattcttctgtttcttattattagggcttttcgactttcggtcgaaaagacctattgttattctgatgtttcttattattctttttctcgacagaatttccgtcagcgattttttgaaaacggaaagacatattaaaacaattatgcAACAGTCTTAGAGCACGTTCATATGccacgcgtatgtaaggttttggactgcCAGTTCCGGCACTTCCAGTTTTGACAAAggaaatgcaaaaaaattataaaagcacaaaatctgtattattttttgagttagggcattcaaattttagaattagatgcatcttgtcttgatgtacaaaatcaaaacCGTTGAcatttctctatctcttactgttttcgagatattaaggctcaaacttgagaaaaggggggatgaaaaacaaaaaaaattcaaaaaaccttAGAAATTTTATAAGACGCCTAGACATTGTTTAAATGGACGTATTCAAGATATAATCCAAGTTTCAATGATATATaatgagtacttccggttttatgagcctataaaaattgtctatgggagtttcaatgttaaactaaaatcacgcgtcgttcgttttctcaaaaagttaacaagttaacattacaatattttagatgtataataatacacacaatgcgcagaccggaaaagtttttgggtacacaattcgagaaaattagggatctgcaggggccaacgtacaGAACAgctctttagctgtaacttttttatttctcttttgattttaaaaatcttttcagtttattgttagtaataaagagtacaatcttaaaattatggtccgagcggccactttttgactccttataggggtttggaaggcccaaagatcatcacttgtttaaatttcaattttttttttagtaagagttatttcgctttgctgtaagaatgtagagcataaataccataggcataccaagttttgtgtccgtggaatgaatacttacttcaatatgattttttgaaaatatttctttggaAATAAGAAGTgaagctacctgtaaagttctggagttatctttcttttcacattgcactactcgtaagttcctatctaagcaactggggataccaaggcgtctAGAATacttggaaataaattagagaataattttttttgaacatttaatcaaaaagggataatggggctgtcgaaaagcccttact
The window above is part of the Magallana gigas chromosome 10, xbMagGiga1.1, whole genome shotgun sequence genome. Proteins encoded here:
- the LOC105334499 gene encoding uncharacterized protein isoform X1, encoding MNGSVRESLKTLPKIIAGFLSISNSGDENITLSINDCIRSQDCRVYTMLDKKKENSMILCLHVNETMICFVSTCTCPNSRTRRSVNSHLLTPNPSSGPQEATCKLELILSENISDNRHGNMTIMKDERYRHPMECTTLKCETKKNNLKNKVLVQSECSPVSSKNTPADTPCNHPSKKDFGLEMNGSVRESLKTLPKIIAGFLSVNNSDQEAITFTLKDCIRSQDCRIYTMLDKKKENTLTLCVVVNETKNCFVSTCTCPNSRTRRGVNSHLLTPNPSSGPQDVTCKLELILSENISDNLHGNMTNLRDERSENPMDCTTLKRKTKKNTLKNEGLSLPGTCSLLVLFPLIYIVDVFVTEWSISLLQDQHQQNHI